From Drosophila virilis strain 15010-1051.87 chromosome X, Dvir_AGI_RSII-ME, whole genome shotgun sequence, the proteins below share one genomic window:
- the LOC6631593 gene encoding NEDD8 ultimate buster 1, with the protein MSQIDNIFNQVRARLQAQSIKLWEEPYYSEGVGSIEASIEHLADDYGTQLGIDASRCKCVLIELQDNALRKLAARREFSETGLATFKVRRVDNRNGTTSILDIKCDLNELGSKLQQTIAAKLQLSDANHVKCISAGRIISPNATLAAQQLKNNQQLIVIVGQGDDQNAALHERIGKIKADVDAVVASQSQLMEMEDQDGNPVFLPPNENRALLTGMGYCEKARVAMHREDYEEALLLLLEADEQFNACDSKFLETVDNYALLNLDIVWCYLCLKNVSQLPDADRRLSICERSFQRSYGENYSRLYALKGRGCPERALIMRLHLLQGVVLYHQNQRDAAYERFEAAAAVLSELKVNDEQLLLLVEMGFEVSEARLALRSSSGNVERAVQYIQQRKQQLSDARKQSKGERAMHRRYAKQATKDSDWVNPRSVCTLTEMGFDRRLAAAALRRTQNDVPRAVELLQTNSAELRATLLESQSADAVQLAALLQLGFTEPAARAALESAQNNLEQATDFLLKAIQSEEELLQTVERVTQLATNGIGNDAASTSQAAMSPTGSLIDAVLQKAKAEMEAYQAYKRLHADLTHSDQDYLDLPLLQEEQLLAEYRNLLEQ; encoded by the exons ATGTCGCAGATTGacaatatttttaatcagGTGCGTGCCCGCCTGCAGGCCCAAAGCATCAAGCTGTGGGAGGAGCCTTACTATTCCGAAGGCGTGGGCAGCATTGAGGCCTCCATTGAA CATCTGGCTGATGACTACGGCACCCAGCTGGGTATCGACGCATCACGCTGCAAGTGCGTACTTATAGAGCTGCAGGATAACGCGCTGCGGAAGCTCGCAGCTCGTCGGGAGTTCAGTGAAACGGGATTGGCCACGTTCAAGGTGCGACGGGTAGATAATCGCAATGGCACCACCAGCATACTGGACATCAAGTGTGACTTGAACGAACTGGGCTCCAAACTACAGCAGACGATTGCGGCCAAGCTGCAGCTCAGCGATGCCAATCACGTCAAGTGCATCTCGGCGGGACGCATTATCTCTCCAAATGCAACGCTGGCTGCACAGCAGCTCAAAAACAATCAGCAGCTCATTGTGATCGTTGGACAGGGCGACGACCAGAACGCGGCACTGCACGAGCGAATCGGCAAGATCAAGGCGGATGTCGATGCGGTGGTCGCATCCCAGAGCCAGCTAATGGAG ATGGAGGATCAGGATGGCAATCCGGTGTTTCTGCCGCCAAACGAGAATCGCGCACTTTTAACGGGTATGGGCTACTGCGAGAAGGCGCGCGTGGCAATGCACCGTGAGGATTATGAGGAGgcgctgctactgctgctcgAGGCGGATGAACAGTTTAACGCATGCGATTCCAAGTTTCTGGAAACAGTGGATAACTATGCTCTGCTCAATTTAGATATTGTGTGGTGCTATCTGTGCCTTAAGAATGTCTCCCAACTGCCGGATGCAGACCGCCGTCTGAGCATCTGCGAGCGCAGCTTTCAGCGCAGCTATGGCGAGAACTATTCGCGTCTTTACGCGCTTAAGGGTCGCGGCTGTCCGGAGCGTGCGCTTATTATGCGCTTGCATCTGCTCCAAGGTGTCGTGCTGTACCATCAAAACCAGCGGGATGCCGCCTATGAGCGCTTCGAGGCGGCTGCCGCGGTGCTCAGCGAGCTGAAAGTCAACgatgagcagctgctgctgctggtcgaAATGGGCTTCGAGGTCAGCGAGGCGCGTCTCGCCCTGCGCTCCAGTTCGGGCAACGTGGAACGTGCGGTTCAGTACATACAGCAACGGAAACAACAGCTATCCGATGCCCGGAAACAGTCAAAGGGAGAGCGCGCCATGCACCGACGCTATGCCAAGCAGGCGACCAAGGACAGCGACTGGGTTAATCCGCGTAGCGTTTGCACCCTTACCGAAATGGGGTTCGATCGTCgcctggcggcggcggcgctgcGCCGCACCCAAAACGATGTGCCACGCGCA GTGGAACTGCTGCAGACCAATTCCGCTGAGTTGCGTGCAACTTTGCTTGAGTCGCAAAGCGCTGACGCCGTACAGCTGGCTGCCCTGTTGCAGCTGGGCTTCACAGAGCCGGCTGCACGCGCAGCCCTTGAGAGCGCACAAAACAATTTGGAGCAGGCAACGGATTTTCTGCTTAAGGCTATCCAGAGCGAGGAGGAGCTGTTGCAGACCGTTGAGCGTGTGACACAGCTGGCCACCAATGGCATTGGCAATGATGCAGCGTCCACGTCACAAGCGGCCATGTCACCTACCGGCTCCCTCATAGATGCCGTGCTGCAAAAGGCCAAAGCCGAGATGGAGGCATATCAGGCGTATAAGCGTTTGCACGCCGACCTCACGCACAGTGATCAGGACTATTTGgatttgccgctgctgcaggagGAACAGCTCCTAGCCGAGTACCGCAACTTGCTCGAGCAGTAA